The genomic region TTCTTCAAATATATGCTCTTGAGAGCGTAAAAAGTAGTAGTACTCCCACCTCATTTTAAGCATTGCTTTCATGTGAAACTTTCTATAGAGCTAGAATTGTTGTGAAATTTGAGAGAAATGGACAATCCCTACTTTTGTTCATTTAGGAAAAACTATGAAAAAAGACTGTCTTCGTGATGGATAATTATTCCTAATTTTTTGGGCGTTAGACTTTATAAAAAAACATCTTTAATTCCTATAAATATACGGGGGCGTTGTTTTTAGGATTGTTGCACATGTGTTGGTATTTGTCCATTTTTATCAGTCTTTAGTCAGTGGTGTTTTCTCCAACAGCTAAGCCGCGATTGACGTAAGAATTTAGTCTATTGACATAAAATGACATAATTATAATAATTAACAAAGTTGTTAACTAGTAACAGTTTAAGAATTGTAATGGCTGTGGTTGCTCCGTACAGACAATCTTTATGACTAGTTTTTTGTACATTAAGAGTAATAAGAAGATCAGTGAACCATTAGATAGAAGTGTTGATAAAAGCGTTGAATGGGTAGAAAAACATTCAACAAAATAATTAAGGGGTAATTCGATGCAAATTAAGTTTGTTCGTTCAAAAACGATGAATAAGATTGTTAAGTATTATGCAATATTTATGATTGTTAGCTTACTTGTTATTTCGTATTTAGGTGGTAATCATGATTATATTACTGTAAGAACGGGATGGACAGTCTTTTTCACCATTGCTGGTATAGGGATGTGTCTTGTATATATAGGTATATTTACATATCCTAAAGCAGAACGTAAGAAATTTTGGATGAAACATGGACTGGGAATTCTTATCTTTGGGTTAGTGATTATCTATAATCGTTTTTTCAGGTGACCGCATCGTTATCTAAGTGAGCATCATAAGTAAAGGGAGCTTTCGGATTTTGTCTACTAAGACGAGTCATTGAGAATAGAAAAATGGTGTTACTCTCCTATGAACCTAAGACCATGAGCGTGATTTGTAGGCTCTTATTTTGGTAGATAAACTACCAAAATGGGAGTCTTTTTGCATGGTAATTTTATTTTCGGTGATCCTTGCAATATGTTCACGATTTTCCTGAATTAGGGTACCAGTTATAAAACTACCATAGGAAATTTTTCAGAAAGCAATCTCAAGGAGAACGTTACAGTGTATGATAGAAAGAGGTGTTTTCTGTCAATAAGGGGTGTTCTCATGAGTTTACGAATAAATCATGTTACAAAACAATATGGAAATGTAACGGCTGTTGACCAACTCACGTTAGAGATTCAGCGTAATCAAATGTTTGGTGTATTAGGAGCAAACGGAGCAGGAAAGACAACGACATTTCGAATGATTCTTGGGCTACTTGATCCGTCCGAAGGTGAAATTACATGGAATGGCCAAACAATCGCTAAACGTATGAATGAAAAAATCGGTTATTTACCTGAAGAGCGTGGACTATATCCGAAGCTAAAAGTGGTCGATCAATTGGTCTACTTAGGTCGGTTAAGAGGAATGAAGAAACGTCAAGTTATTGATGAAATGAAATTATGGCTAGATCGGTTTCATGTACCAGAGTATGCGAACAAAAGGGTTGAAGAATTATCAAAAGGAAATCAACAAAAGGTTCAATTTATTGCCTCGGTCATCCATAAGCCTGAATTACTTATTCTTGATGAACCTTTCAGCGGTTTAGATCCGGTAAATGTCGAGCTTTTAAAAAAAGCGGTACTTGCTTTAAAAGAGCAGGGGACGACCATTCTATTTTCTAGCCATCGGATGGAGCATGTCGAAGAGCTTTGTGAGCATCTGTGCATCCTGCACAAGGGAAAAGCGGTTGTTCATGGAAATCTGCGCGATGTGAAACGATCGCATCGAAAAAAGAATGTGATGATCCACGCCGATTTTTCACTAGAATTTCTAAAGGAAATGGCAGGGGTATTACACTATAGAGAAACGCAAGAAGGTGCGATCCTGCAAATTGCAGATGAATCAGTATCACAACATATTTTTCAAGCAATATCAGGTTTTGGTTTTGTTCGAAAGTTTGAATTAGAAGAACCATCATTAAATGATATTTTTATTGAAAGAGTAGGTACTGAATATGAATAAGTTTTTTGTGATTTTATTTCATACATATATCAGCCGTTTAAAATCAAAATCGTTTATCATTACAACAATAATTACAGCTTTATTGGTTTTAGGTGTGACGAATTTACAGCAGATCATTACGCTTTTTGAACAGCAAGAACAAAGCAACATCATCGCTGTGACAGATAGGGATGGTGAGTGGTTAGATAAGCTAGAGAGGCAACTTGAGCCCGTCCAGGACCGTATTGAGCTTGTTCACTATGTTGAAACGGAACAGAGGGCTGAGGATGCAGTAAGGGATGGGGAGTTTGATGGGTATTTACAACTCACAACCTCGGCGTCAGGGCTGCCCCAAGCGGTCTATAAAGCAAATATCGTAGCTGAAGCTGTCGTGCCTCAGCAGGTTGAACAGGCATTACAACAACTTAAAATAGCAGCTGCGACAAAACAACTCGGCTTGCATGATACCCAGGTGGATGAAATGTTTGGAGCTGTGGACTTTGAGAGAGTAGCGCTACAAGAAGGAGCAAAATCGGAAGAAGAACTAAATCAAGCCCGTGTATTAGTCTACGTGTTGTTGTTTGTTATTTATTTTTCGGTTGTGTTTTATGGAAATATGATTGCGACTGAAGTGGCAACGGAGAAGTCGTCTCGAGTCATGGAAATCTTAATTTCGAGCGTATCACCAATAAAGCAAATGTTTGGGAAAATAGCTGCAGTTGCTTTGTTAGGGCTGACCCAATATGCGGTGATCATCGGAGTAGGATATGTCTCTATTCGCAATCGTTTTGAGCAAGAGGTCGATCATAGTCTCTATGAGGCGATGGGTCTTGGGCAGCTATCGTCGTTAACGATCTTCTATGCATTGCTTTTCTTCTTATTAGGTTATTTGCTCTATGCTACAATCTCAGCCATGCTTGGATCGTTAGTGAGTCGGATTGAGGATGTAAATCAAATGATTGCACCACTTAATTT from Desertibacillus haloalkaliphilus harbors:
- a CDS encoding ABC transporter ATP-binding protein — its product is MSLRINHVTKQYGNVTAVDQLTLEIQRNQMFGVLGANGAGKTTTFRMILGLLDPSEGEITWNGQTIAKRMNEKIGYLPEERGLYPKLKVVDQLVYLGRLRGMKKRQVIDEMKLWLDRFHVPEYANKRVEELSKGNQQKVQFIASVIHKPELLILDEPFSGLDPVNVELLKKAVLALKEQGTTILFSSHRMEHVEELCEHLCILHKGKAVVHGNLRDVKRSHRKKNVMIHADFSLEFLKEMAGVLHYRETQEGAILQIADESVSQHIFQAISGFGFVRKFELEEPSLNDIFIERVGTEYE
- a CDS encoding ABC transporter permease, which translates into the protein MNKFFVILFHTYISRLKSKSFIITTIITALLVLGVTNLQQIITLFEQQEQSNIIAVTDRDGEWLDKLERQLEPVQDRIELVHYVETEQRAEDAVRDGEFDGYLQLTTSASGLPQAVYKANIVAEAVVPQQVEQALQQLKIAAATKQLGLHDTQVDEMFGAVDFERVALQEGAKSEEELNQARVLVYVLLFVIYFSVVFYGNMIATEVATEKSSRVMEILISSVSPIKQMFGKIAAVALLGLTQYAVIIGVGYVSIRNRFEQEVDHSLYEAMGLGQLSSLTIFYALLFFLLGYLLYATISAMLGSLVSRIEDVNQMIAPLNLLVIAAFIIAMFGLGSPESSLITFTSFIPFFSPMIMFLRVGMLQVPFWEVAASISILIVTILFFAGIGARVYRGGVLLYGKSSSFKDVKRAIVISKNEKRPPL